A region of Asticcacaulis excentricus DNA encodes the following proteins:
- a CDS encoding cob(I)yrinic acid a,c-diamide adenosyltransferase: MVKLNRIYTRTGDDGTTGLGDGARRLKTDARVVAMGSVDEANAALGVARLFADGAVDALLAQVQNDLFDLGADLAVPEDGQPKSWTPLRLDAQRVEALEQAIDRYNGEMAPLSSFILPAGSPLSAHLHLARTIARRAERDCVALTQLADEVVSPPVTTYLNRLSDLLFVLARHANDQGRADVLWVPGKV, translated from the coding sequence ATGGTGAAGCTCAACAGGATTTATACGCGCACCGGCGATGACGGAACGACGGGTCTGGGCGACGGCGCGCGGCGACTGAAAACCGATGCGCGCGTCGTCGCCATGGGCAGCGTCGATGAAGCCAATGCGGCGCTGGGCGTGGCGCGCCTGTTCGCGGACGGGGCGGTCGATGCCCTTCTGGCGCAGGTGCAGAACGATCTGTTCGATCTGGGAGCCGATCTGGCCGTCCCTGAGGACGGTCAGCCCAAGAGCTGGACGCCGCTGCGGCTTGATGCACAGCGCGTGGAAGCGCTGGAACAGGCGATAGATCGCTATAATGGCGAGATGGCGCCCCTCAGTTCCTTCATCTTGCCGGCCGGGTCGCCGCTGAGCGCGCATCTGCATCTGGCTCGCACGATTGCGCGGCGGGCCGAGCGCGATTGCGTGGCGCTGACGCAGTTGGCGGATGAGGTGGTGAGCCCACCGGTGACGACCTATCTCAACCGACTGTCGGACCTGCTGTTCGTGCTGGCGCGCCACGCCAATGATCAGGGCCGCGCCGATGTGCTATGGGTGCCGGGCAAGGTTTAG
- a CDS encoding TetR/AcrR family transcriptional regulator, with product MYQAYELKDKLTQEETALPLGARARSKELNRLKILASAKALFRERGYEAATLRDIAREAGLSTGAVFANFADKNEIFVKVVEEETARVITAAIDAHDTTRPLADRLHRQLMAAYEAAEGNVRLILSAFVMNWSGQTSDTEANAGLADIASLTDMTRQVILETLRHAQSENELPAKADIEHGAEIIEDLTFSNLRRAHRDGQAFVSMGERLRFQIELIVSGLKAA from the coding sequence ATGTATCAGGCGTATGAACTGAAAGACAAACTCACTCAGGAAGAGACGGCACTGCCTCTGGGCGCGCGCGCGCGTTCCAAGGAACTGAACCGTCTCAAAATCCTTGCCTCCGCCAAAGCTCTGTTCCGGGAGCGCGGCTATGAGGCGGCCACCTTACGCGACATCGCGCGCGAAGCGGGTCTGTCCACGGGTGCCGTTTTCGCCAACTTCGCCGACAAGAACGAGATCTTCGTGAAGGTCGTCGAAGAAGAAACCGCACGCGTCATCACCGCAGCCATCGACGCGCACGACACGACGCGCCCGCTGGCCGATCGTCTGCACCGTCAGCTTATGGCGGCCTATGAAGCGGCAGAGGGCAATGTGCGCCTGATCCTGTCGGCCTTCGTGATGAACTGGAGCGGTCAGACCAGTGACACCGAAGCCAATGCCGGTCTGGCCGATATCGCCAGCCTCACCGACATGACGCGCCAGGTGATTCTGGAGACCCTGCGCCACGCCCAAAGCGAAAACGAACTGCCAGCCAAGGCCGACATCGAGCATGGCGCCGAGATCATCGAAGACCTCACCTTCTCCAACCTGCGCCGCGCCCATCGCGACGGGCAGGCGTTCGTCTCGATGGGCGAGCGTCTGCGCTTTCAGATCGAACTGATCGTGTCTGGCCTGAAGGCGGCGTAA
- a CDS encoding twin transmembrane helix small protein produces MSTFLLIAALLAMFAVLVVLGIGVFSLYRGGRFGERWSNKLMQWRVMLQAVAIGLLCLLAWWKTGH; encoded by the coding sequence ATGAGCACTTTTCTTCTGATTGCCGCCTTGCTGGCGATGTTTGCGGTCCTTGTCGTGCTGGGCATAGGCGTGTTCAGCCTCTATCGCGGCGGCCGGTTTGGTGAGCGCTGGTCGAACAAGCTGATGCAGTGGCGCGTCATGCTTCAGGCGGTGGCCATCGGCCTTCTGTGCCTGCTGGCCTGGTGGAAGACGGGGCACTGA
- a CDS encoding OsmC family protein, whose product MAHARAHIGIADFLTTIETGGRSLSADEPEALGGGNAGFAPYDLLLASLAACTCITLRMYAARKGWPLEAIDVELHHAKDDKRSKITRVLTLTGALDEAQKARLAEVVERTPVTLTLKEGADIATTFE is encoded by the coding sequence ATGGCCCATGCGCGCGCCCATATCGGCATCGCCGACTTTCTCACCACCATCGAAACGGGCGGACGCAGCCTCAGCGCCGATGAGCCCGAAGCGCTGGGGGGCGGCAATGCCGGGTTTGCCCCCTACGACCTGCTGCTGGCTTCACTGGCCGCCTGTACCTGCATCACGCTGCGCATGTATGCGGCGCGCAAGGGCTGGCCGCTGGAGGCGATTGATGTCGAATTGCACCACGCAAAGGACGACAAGCGCTCAAAAATCACGCGCGTCCTGACCCTGACGGGGGCGCTGGATGAGGCCCAAAAGGCGCGACTGGCCGAGGTGGTCGAACGCACGCCGGTCACCCTGACGCTCAAGGAAGGGGCGGATATCGCCACCACGTTTGAATAA
- a CDS encoding electron transfer flavoprotein subunit beta/FixA family protein, whose translation MKVLVPVKRVLDYNVKVRVKSDQTGVDLANVKMAMNPFDEIAVEEAVRLKEKGTVTEIVAVSIGVAQCEAILRTALAMGADRGLLIETDQDLEPLAVAKVLKAVVAQETPDIVLMGKQAIDGDNNATGQMLSALLDWPQATFASKVEIAGSEALVTREVDGGLQTLGVQLPAVITTDLRLNEPRYASLPNIMKAKKKPLDTRALADYGVDAAARLTVVKVTEPAKRSAGIKVDSADALIANLKTAGVL comes from the coding sequence ATGAAGGTACTGGTACCCGTCAAGCGGGTGTTGGACTACAATGTCAAGGTCCGCGTCAAGTCTGACCAGACCGGCGTCGATCTGGCCAATGTCAAGATGGCCATGAACCCCTTTGACGAAATCGCCGTCGAAGAGGCGGTGCGCCTCAAGGAAAAGGGCACGGTGACCGAGATCGTCGCCGTCTCCATCGGCGTCGCGCAGTGCGAGGCGATCCTGCGCACGGCTCTGGCCATGGGTGCCGATCGCGGCCTGCTGATCGAAACCGATCAGGACCTTGAGCCGCTGGCCGTCGCCAAGGTGCTGAAGGCCGTAGTGGCTCAGGAAACGCCGGACATCGTGCTGATGGGCAAACAGGCCATTGATGGCGACAACAACGCCACCGGCCAGATGCTGTCGGCCCTGCTCGACTGGCCGCAGGCGACCTTTGCCTCGAAGGTGGAGATCGCAGGTTCCGAAGCGCTCGTCACCCGCGAAGTCGATGGCGGTCTGCAAACGCTTGGCGTGCAGCTTCCGGCGGTCATCACGACCGATCTGCGCCTCAATGAGCCGCGCTACGCCTCCCTGCCCAACATCATGAAGGCCAAGAAGAAGCCGCTCGATACCAGGGCACTGGCCGATTACGGCGTCGATGCGGCGGCGCGCCTGACGGTGGTCAAGGTCACCGAGCCGGCCAAGCGGTCGGCGGGTATCAAGGTCGATAGCGCCGATGCCCTTATCGCTAACCTCAAGACGGCAGGAGTTCTCTGA